Within Candidatus Melainabacteria bacterium, the genomic segment TGCCCGCCTCGTGTATGAACAACTTCAGGGTGGAATTGCACACCATAGAATTTGCGCACATCATCAGCAATTGCCGCAACCGGTGTAGCCATTGTTCTTGCTACAACAGAGAAACCTTCAGGTAAAACAGCAACACTATCACCATGGCTCATCCAACTCTCCATTGCGGGATCGAGTGAATTGAACAAATCTCCATGGTGAACGATAGTGAGCATGGCGCGACCGAATTCTTTCACCGTCGCCGCTTCCACAGTGCCGCCCAGGTCTTGCGCCATCAACTGCATGCCGTAACAGACGCCCAACACGGGAATACCGAGTTTGTAGATCTCCGGGTCGCACTTTGGCGCTTTCGGTTCGTACACGCTTGCCGGTCCGCCTGACAAAATCACGCCCTTCGGGTTGAGTCGCTTCAATTCAGCTGCGCTGATGCTGCAGGAAAGCAATTCGGAGTAGGTATTGAACTCCCGCACCCGCCTGGCTATCAACTGTGAATATTGAGATCCAAAATCTAAAATTGCGATGCTATCGGCCAGTGAATTGTCGGCTAGGGTCTCTGTGCCTTTCTGGACAGTCTCGGCTTTTGTAGAGGTCACGGCAATACTCCTTTCACGGTGACCTATTATGAACATAAATCCCGGTCAAGTGCCAGTCGATAGCAGCCTCTAGCCATGATTGTTTGGAAACTTTTTGTCTCTGCCGCTATTGCCATGAAATCAGCCTTGAGCGACTTGTCATGCTGGTATATTGCAAATTAGCGATGTCAATTGAAATATTAAACCGAATCGTGAAAGAGTCTATGCCCGTGCTCTTCGCCGTGCTTGCAGCAGGTTGGCTGGGCTGGTTTTTTCTGCAACCGTTCAACGGAAAAATCAGCGACTTTCCTCAATATTACGCGCCTGCACGTCTTATTTGCGGCGGGCATGGCGCGCAATGCTACGACTTTAGTGTCATTTCAAAAATGCAGCATGACTCGTTTCCAGACATGGGCGACCGATCGGCAGTGCCCACTTATCTGCCTCCACCATCTTTGATCTGGTTTTTGCCATTTGGCTTGATGGGTGGTTCAGAGGCATTTTTAGCCTGGAAACTAGTGCAGCTGCTTGCCCTAATTGGAGCGATTCTCCTTTTACGAGATACTTTCACACTGAGACGAAAAGCCCTCTGCTGGCTGATTGCCGGCATAGGAATTTGTGGACCGGCATTCGCGGCTACACAACTGGGGCAGATCTCCATGCCGATTCTCTTTGCGCTTTCTCTTCTAATCTGGGGGTTTAAGCGCGACAAAATCTGGGTCGCCGCCGTCGCACTCAGCCTTCTCATGCTCAAACCGCAAGAAGGACTGCCCTTGTTGGTCTACATGGCAGGCGCCAGACGCTACAAAGTGATTGGCTTTTCAGCGGTGGTGCTGCTGGCCGCCTCGCTTGTCGTTGCCTGCCTGATTGGCCCCCACGGAATAATGGATTACTTCTCTTCACTCAACTCCGGATTGGGAAAAGAGCAAAGCATGCTCATGCAGCCTGAATTAGGACCAACAGTAAGAGGACAATTACTGCGCCTTGCACCGGAGAGCAGGTCGCTAATAGCGCTTGCCAGTGGCGCATTAATGCTTCTTTCCTGGGCATTCATATTTTTGAGCGGCAGAAAGTTTGCTAAAAACCCGGACTGGCTCGAGGCTGGACTGCTGATAGCAATGCCTCTTGGGCTTCTTACAGC encodes:
- a CDS encoding DUF2029 domain-containing protein, with protein sequence MLVYCKLAMSIEILNRIVKESMPVLFAVLAAGWLGWFFLQPFNGKISDFPQYYAPARLICGGHGAQCYDFSVISKMQHDSFPDMGDRSAVPTYLPPPSLIWFLPFGLMGGSEAFLAWKLVQLLALIGAILLLRDTFTLRRKALCWLIAGIGICGPAFAATQLGQISMPILFALSLLIWGFKRDKIWVAAVALSLLMLKPQEGLPLLVYMAGARRYKVIGFSAVVLLAASLVVACLIGPHGIMDYFSSLNSGLGKEQSMLMQPELGPTVRGQLLRLAPESRSLIALASGALMLLSWAFIFLSGRKFAKNPDWLEAGLLIAMPLGLLTALHFHSYDLTLLIPSLVLVMSGPLESITPPWLLLSGFLVVGTFMVPFYMYIHWDYLLKEHWLLNPHFFALAALTAGLTYLAYKYPDQIQKRSVQVDASTND